From Xylocopilactobacillus apis, a single genomic window includes:
- a CDS encoding transglycosylase domain-containing protein — MDKLKEFFISFGNNLKALNKEQIFHQIDLGLQIIRKVVLNFMALGILALGLLFGIAVGYFASILNEESIPTVSQIDKLIHDVDQSSTLYFADNSSLGEIQSDIVSYKVKSNQISPWIKKAIVASEDEDFYIHRGVMPRAVFRAALSDIFGLGAQTGGSTLTQQLVKMQILSSETTFKRKATEIFLAMRVSKFFSKDDVLTSYLNAASFGRNNKGENINGIGAAAQGIFGKNCHDLSIAQSAFVVGLVQSPFAYTPFDNKGAIDKNTVKYGLKRSKIVLFRLYRDGKLSKEQYHSALKEDLSKEFLKPAASTKHINNNGYTYSAVKEEAQDILANVLMDDDGIDSDKVKESTYKRYYDAARLKLSQNGYKIYSTINPKINNSMQQILTNSRDLFSETHTDSVYDQQKNDFVELSEPVQHGTVVLDNKSGGVLGFIGGVDFKLNEFNHAFNNRRSPGSSIKPLLVYGPAIDSGIIGSHSVLADFPAKYGNYEPSDYDQTFQNRFVSATESLAQSYNVPTVNLYQALRQKDTNLAKSYMDKMNIELTDKEYNELGISLGGTDHGLSPLQEAGAYAAFSNDGDYQRPYVVSKILDPTGRVVYEHKTKKVKVYSDATSYIMRKMMQEVVQNGTATLLGSNLEFDSDKLYGKTGTSNDNRDYWFTGSTPGITISSWIGYDNRSGNSYNLQMSDSDSNLRYVARILNRIYENNPDFLKLNEQKSKPKSVKEYNVLLKTGTLPGTINTNSSSFTMRGQTVESLYAKGEPKEISVNFGIGGYASDYRLFWANYFGQYNGYGIVSSAFKGMEYDTSNPKEYFSYYEAPRNSSSNNYYNSVNNNQGYYNQSGNENYYQNYNQTGNYGGLNNSNGYNQNQQTNQYGGEDQNNNQINQNQSNNYNNGNGQ; from the coding sequence ATGGATAAACTAAAAGAATTTTTTATAAGTTTTGGAAACAATTTAAAAGCATTAAATAAGGAACAAATTTTTCATCAGATTGATTTAGGTTTACAAATCATTAGAAAAGTTGTTTTGAATTTTATGGCTCTGGGCATTTTAGCTCTAGGTCTTCTTTTTGGTATTGCAGTTGGTTATTTTGCGTCAATCTTAAATGAAGAATCGATTCCTACAGTTTCTCAAATTGATAAGTTAATTCATGATGTTGATCAAAGTTCGACCCTTTATTTTGCCGATAATTCTTCTCTAGGAGAAATTCAATCTGATATCGTTAGTTATAAGGTAAAATCCAACCAGATTTCTCCGTGGATTAAAAAAGCTATTGTTGCTTCAGAAGATGAAGATTTTTATATCCATCGAGGAGTAATGCCTAGAGCAGTTTTTCGCGCGGCACTTTCTGACATTTTTGGACTTGGGGCTCAAACAGGCGGCTCAACTTTGACTCAGCAATTGGTAAAAATGCAAATTTTGTCTTCTGAAACAACTTTTAAGCGTAAAGCTACTGAAATCTTTTTAGCGATGAGAGTAAGTAAGTTTTTTAGTAAAGACGATGTTCTAACTTCATACTTAAATGCAGCCTCATTTGGTCGAAATAACAAAGGTGAAAACATTAATGGGATTGGGGCTGCTGCTCAAGGCATTTTTGGAAAAAACTGTCATGACCTTTCGATTGCACAATCTGCTTTTGTAGTTGGGTTGGTTCAAAGTCCATTTGCTTATACACCATTTGATAATAAAGGTGCAATTGATAAAAATACTGTTAAATATGGTTTAAAGCGGTCAAAAATTGTTCTTTTTAGACTTTATCGTGATGGTAAATTAAGTAAAGAGCAATATCACAGTGCTTTGAAGGAAGATCTGAGCAAAGAATTTTTAAAACCAGCGGCTTCGACTAAACATATTAATAATAATGGTTATACATATAGCGCTGTTAAAGAAGAAGCACAAGATATTTTAGCGAATGTTTTAATGGATGATGATGGGATTGATTCTGATAAGGTTAAAGAATCGACTTATAAAAGATATTATGACGCTGCTAGGCTGAAATTGTCGCAAAATGGATATAAAATTTATTCAACTATTAATCCAAAGATTAATAACAGTATGCAGCAAATTTTGACAAATAGTCGCGATCTTTTTAGTGAAACTCATACTGATAGTGTGTATGATCAACAAAAAAATGATTTTGTCGAATTATCGGAACCGGTTCAACATGGGACAGTTGTTTTGGATAATAAAAGTGGTGGAGTTTTAGGGTTTATAGGAGGTGTAGACTTTAAACTTAATGAGTTTAATCATGCGTTTAACAATCGTCGTTCTCCCGGCTCTTCAATTAAACCGCTGTTAGTTTATGGTCCGGCTATTGATTCCGGGATTATCGGTTCTCATTCAGTGTTAGCAGATTTTCCGGCTAAATATGGTAATTATGAACCAAGTGATTATGATCAAACTTTCCAAAATCGTTTTGTATCAGCAACTGAATCCCTTGCTCAATCATACAATGTTCCAACTGTTAATCTCTATCAGGCTCTTCGTCAAAAAGATACAAATTTAGCTAAGAGCTACATGGATAAGATGAATATTGAGCTAACAGATAAAGAATACAATGAGCTCGGAATTTCATTGGGAGGAACGGATCATGGACTTTCGCCCCTTCAAGAAGCGGGAGCTTATGCAGCATTTTCTAATGATGGTGACTATCAAAGACCATATGTAGTTTCGAAAATTCTTGATCCAACTGGTCGAGTAGTCTATGAACATAAAACTAAAAAAGTTAAAGTATATTCAGATGCCACTTCATATATTATGAGAAAAATGATGCAGGAAGTTGTTCAAAATGGTACCGCGACTCTATTAGGTTCTAATTTAGAATTTGATTCGGATAAACTTTATGGAAAAACAGGTACAAGTAATGATAATCGTGATTATTGGTTCACAGGTTCAACTCCAGGAATAACGATTTCCTCATGGATTGGCTATGATAATCGATCAGGCAACTCATATAATTTACAAATGAGTGATTCAGATAGTAACTTACGTTATGTGGCTAGAATTTTAAATAGAATTTATGAAAATAATCCAGACTTCTTAAAGTTAAATGAGCAAAAATCTAAGCCAAAAAGTGTTAAAGAATATAATGTTCTTCTTAAAACGGGGACTTTACCTGGTACAATCAATACTAATTCTTCTAGCTTTACGATGAGGGGTCAAACTGTTGAAAGCCTTTATGCTAAAGGTGAACCAAAAGAAATATCTGTCAACTTTGGAATTGGCGGATATGCGAGTGATTATAGATTGTTTTGGGCAAATTACTTTGGACAATATAATGGCTATGGGATTGTATCGAGTGCATTTAAAGGGATGGAATATGATACGAGTAATCCAAAAGAATATTTCTCTTACTATGAGGCTCCTCGTAATAGTTCTTCTAATAACTATTATAATTCGGTAAATAATAATCAAGGTTATTATAATCAGAGTGGTAATGAAAATTACTATCAAAACTATAATCAAACTGGAAATTATGGCGGCTTAAATAATAGCAATGGATATAACCAGAATCAGCAAACTAACCAGTACGGAGGAGAGGATCAGAACAATAATCAAATAAATCAAAACCAATCAAATAATTATAATAATGGAAATGGTCAGTAA